The Pseudomonadota bacterium genome includes the window GAAACGTTTTCAAATCCATTCCTACCCCATGCATGGTACACCATTCAATTTGCCGAAACCCCCACCCCCCCCACTAGGCAATTTACAATATAGGTGTGCCATGCATTCACAATAACTAAGTTAGTAAGCCCCTGGCTCTGCCGGGGGCTTACTAACCGCCAAACTGACAGAATGCAGCAAAACATCATACGTTCAGTTCTTGCTTGCAGAACCGCTCTCAGTGCCGCCTGTCGACCACCCGATTCCTTCACTTTTTAGAAACTCCTGTGTCTTCTTATTCCCCAGCTTGGCAGCCATCTGATAATCCATCATGGCAAGCGTTCCTTCCCCTTTCAGTTCATATATCGCTGCCCTCACACAGTAGACTTCTGCATATCCCGGGTCAAGCTTCAGGGCTTTGCTAAGGTCTGAAATGGCCTCATCATATTTCTTATCATCTGCTTTTAGAGTTGCGCGAATAAAATATGGCTCCGGCATTTTCGGGTCCAGCATGATAGCTTTGTTAACGTCTCTCATTGCCTGTTCGTTGCGACCTGTATTTACGTAAACGTAGGCCCTCAGGACGTAGAGGCCTGCCTGAGCAGAGTCAAACCGTATCGCCTTAGTATATGCATCAATTGCACCTTCCAGATCGCCAATTCCCTGATATTCTGTTCCCTGCTTGAGCCATGCAATAGAATTATCTTTGTTGGTTTTCTTTTTCATTCTTGTCCTCCTCTTCTAATGAAGGGTTTTGTATAAAGTTATCATCATATTGTTTTGTTTCTTGAGTATTTATTAGTTCTTTTCTCCTGGTCGGTCAGCGGCATGATTGGGATATTCATCTTCGGCGCTCTGCTTCGACTTGCGATCCTGCATCGTACATTCAGTACGATTACGGCCTGCAAGTCTCTCAGCCCATCCGAATCTGAAACATCCCTGCCATGCCGCTGACCACCCAAGCCTGATTCACATACACGTTTATGTGAATCAGGCGGAAATGAAGAAGGATTTCTTCATTTCCCATACTTCCTGTTACCTCCCCCTTATTATGACTTGTAAGGGCTTATCTTTACTAAACCTTCTTATCAATTTATCATTCAACTGTTGACAATCCCACTATTCCGGTGAGTTCACCGGGAAGCCCGTTTTTTGGGCGATCCGGTGGAACGGCTTGTTCGGCCCGTTGATTTCTCGGC containing:
- a CDS encoding tetratricopeptide repeat protein, with product MKKKTNKDNSIAWLKQGTEYQGIGDLEGAIDAYTKAIRFDSAQAGLYVLRAYVYVNTGRNEQAMRDVNKAIMLDPKMPEPYFIRATLKADDKKYDEAISDLSKALKLDPGYAEVYCVRAAIYELKGEGTLAMMDYQMAAKLGNKKTQEFLKSEGIGWSTGGTESGSASKN